A genomic region of Dunckerocampus dactyliophorus isolate RoL2022-P2 chromosome 10, RoL_Ddac_1.1, whole genome shotgun sequence contains the following coding sequences:
- the rangrf gene encoding ran guanine nucleotide release factor produces MQSVNETHPLFGGAFSAVIPQSAADVSKLREIPDNQEVFAHAHTDQSLIVELLEYQAHVGDEEAARYHFEDIACSNAASQPEAQEVTSVVPLPKSELSLSVCTSAWLLTGTQCVSKYNEEARNRVRIHLGVFRLPQFDTEVLVTFNDPQRISPESSSAVAGGSGGEPWTVDDFQHLLRSLTLHNPELFG; encoded by the coding sequence ATGCAGTCTGTCAATGAGACTCACCCGCTTTTCGGAGGCGCGTTCTCGGCTGTTATCCCTCAAAGCGCCGCGGACGTCAGCAAGCTCCGAGAGATCCCGGACAATCAGGAGGTGTTCGCCCACGCTCACACCGACCAGAGCCTGATTGTGGAGCTGCTGGAGTACCAAGCCCATGTAGGGGACGAGGAGGCAGCCCGGTATCACTTTGAGGACATCGCGTGCAGCAATGCCGCCTCACAGCCTGAGGCACAGGAGGTGACCAGTGTGGTCCCGTTACCCAAATCCGAGCTCTCCCTGTCGGTGTGCACCTCCGCGTGGTTGCTCACTGGGACCCAGTGTGTTTCCAAGTACAACGAAGAGGCGAGGAATAGGGTGAGGATCCACCTGGGTGTGTTCCGTCTTCCACAGTTCGACACAGAAGTTCTGGTGACGTTCAACGACCCGCAGAGGATTAGCCCCGAAAGCAGCAGTGCAGTGGCTGGTGGCTCTGGTGGAGAACCGTGGACTGTGGACGACTTTCAGCATCTGCTGCGGTCCTTGACTCTGCACAACCCGGAACTGTTCGGTTAG
- the itpa gene encoding inosine triphosphate pyrophosphatase isoform X1 produces the protein MAVPAGRSVVFVTGNAKKLEEVIQILGDTFPYKLISKKIDLPEYQGEPDEISIQKCKEAARQIDGPVIVEDTCLCFKALGGLPGPYIKWFLDKLKPEGLYKLLDGFEDKSAWALCTFAFTPGKDQAVELFRGITQGHIVKPRGPPDFGWDPCFQPEGYDKTYAELPKDVKNSISHRYRALAAMSEHFSPHGKRKKTDN, from the exons ATGGCGGTGCCGGCGGGACGGTCTGTCGTATTTGTGACAGGAAACGCAAAAAAACTTGAAGAG GTGATTCAGATTCTGGGCGACACGTTCCCCTACAAACTTATATCAAAGAAGATTGACT TGCCAGAATACCAAGGGGAGCCAGATGAAATCTCCATCCAGAAGTGCAAGGAGGCTGCACGACAG ATTGATGGCCCAGTCATAGTGGAGGACACCTGTCTGTGTTTCAAGGCACTGGGAGGCTTGCCTGGCCCTTACAT AAAGTGGTTCCTGGATAAACTCAAACCAGAAG GTTTGTACAAACTCCTCGATGGATTTGAGGATAAGTCAGCGTGGGCCCTCTGCACCTTTGCATTCACACCCGGAAAAGACCAAGCGGTGGAGCTCTTCAGAGGAATAACCCAG ggccacattgtgaaacCAAGGGGACCCCCAGACTTTGGATGGGATCCCTGTTTCCAGCCAGAGGGCTATGATAAAAC CTACGCAGAGCTTCCTAAAGATGTAAAGAACTCCATTTCTCATCGATACCGGGCACTAGCGGCCATGTCGGAACACTTCTCGCCGCACGGCAAGAGGAAGAAGACAGACAATTGA
- the itpa gene encoding inosine triphosphate pyrophosphatase isoform X2: MVIQILGDTFPYKLISKKIDLPEYQGEPDEISIQKCKEAARQIDGPVIVEDTCLCFKALGGLPGPYIKWFLDKLKPEGLYKLLDGFEDKSAWALCTFAFTPGKDQAVELFRGITQGHIVKPRGPPDFGWDPCFQPEGYDKTYAELPKDVKNSISHRYRALAAMSEHFSPHGKRKKTDN; encoded by the exons ATG GTGATTCAGATTCTGGGCGACACGTTCCCCTACAAACTTATATCAAAGAAGATTGACT TGCCAGAATACCAAGGGGAGCCAGATGAAATCTCCATCCAGAAGTGCAAGGAGGCTGCACGACAG ATTGATGGCCCAGTCATAGTGGAGGACACCTGTCTGTGTTTCAAGGCACTGGGAGGCTTGCCTGGCCCTTACAT AAAGTGGTTCCTGGATAAACTCAAACCAGAAG GTTTGTACAAACTCCTCGATGGATTTGAGGATAAGTCAGCGTGGGCCCTCTGCACCTTTGCATTCACACCCGGAAAAGACCAAGCGGTGGAGCTCTTCAGAGGAATAACCCAG ggccacattgtgaaacCAAGGGGACCCCCAGACTTTGGATGGGATCCCTGTTTCCAGCCAGAGGGCTATGATAAAAC CTACGCAGAGCTTCCTAAAGATGTAAAGAACTCCATTTCTCATCGATACCGGGCACTAGCGGCCATGTCGGAACACTTCTCGCCGCACGGCAAGAGGAAGAAGACAGACAATTGA